A genomic window from Bdellovibrio sp. SKB1291214 includes:
- the trhA gene encoding PAQR family membrane homeostasis protein TrhA produces the protein MERFLSVQHGEKFNTFSHLLGGLIAFVSVCFLLHLAVARHDISRIITFTIYGVSTVLIYIISVLYHSAHGEEKRMFQRLDYIGIYFKIAGNYTPYMILAISGMAGYSILLVVWTLALIGIYLEVFRRPKRATLRNVLYVIMSATVIPVLSQLYHAVSLWGFALIMLGFLAYAVGFVFFLFDEKIKHGHGIWHLFVITGSMCQYLCLVMYVV, from the coding sequence GTGGAACGTTTTTTATCTGTGCAGCACGGCGAAAAATTTAATACTTTTAGTCACTTGCTGGGGGGCTTGATTGCTTTTGTGAGTGTTTGTTTTTTGCTCCATTTAGCGGTGGCTCGACACGACATTTCACGCATAATTACATTTACGATATACGGTGTTTCAACTGTCCTGATCTACATCATCTCGGTGCTTTATCACTCGGCACACGGTGAAGAGAAAAGAATGTTTCAACGTTTGGATTACATCGGGATCTATTTTAAAATCGCCGGCAACTATACTCCCTATATGATTCTTGCGATCAGTGGCATGGCTGGGTATTCCATCTTGTTGGTGGTGTGGACTTTAGCTTTGATTGGAATTTATCTTGAAGTGTTCCGCAGACCGAAGCGCGCCACCTTGCGCAACGTCTTGTACGTCATTATGAGTGCCACTGTGATACCGGTATTGAGTCAGCTTTATCACGCAGTCTCTTTATGGGGGTTCGCGTTGATCATGCTTGGCTTTTTAGCCTATGCCGTTGGTTTCGTTTTCTTTTTGTTCGATGAAAAGATCAAACACGGTCATGGAATCTGGCATCTGTTTGTTATTACCGGCAGTATGTGTCAGTACCTGTGCCTTGTGATGTACGTTGTCTAA
- a CDS encoding TatD family hydrolase: MTEWIDVHCHLNMLEEGVEAAIQNAKAAGVRKIITIGTELNDLPLVLDLAHKYAPDVYCTLGIHPHDGKTYTDEVGKFILNNASDPAVVAIGEIGLDYYYDQSPREEQQHAFRAQLEIAKKTKLPVEIHTRDAEEDTINILKEFKGDVTGIIHCFTGTSWLAKEALDLGFNISISGVVTFKNAEDLRNTVRGLPLDRIHVETDAPFLAPIPMRGKKNTSAYVVHTAKFVADLKGVSVEQLAEQTKANALKMFPKIQW; encoded by the coding sequence ATGACTGAATGGATTGATGTTCACTGCCATCTGAATATGCTCGAAGAGGGCGTCGAAGCGGCTATTCAAAATGCCAAGGCTGCTGGCGTTCGTAAAATCATCACAATTGGTACTGAGCTCAATGATCTGCCGTTAGTTTTGGATTTGGCTCACAAGTATGCCCCTGATGTGTATTGCACGCTGGGAATTCATCCCCATGATGGCAAAACTTATACGGATGAAGTCGGGAAGTTCATTTTGAATAATGCCAGTGATCCTGCCGTAGTTGCCATTGGTGAAATCGGTCTTGATTATTACTATGATCAGTCTCCGCGCGAGGAACAGCAGCATGCGTTTCGCGCGCAATTAGAAATCGCTAAGAAAACAAAACTTCCTGTCGAGATTCATACTCGGGACGCCGAGGAAGACACCATCAATATCTTGAAAGAATTCAAAGGTGATGTGACCGGGATCATTCACTGCTTCACCGGGACTTCTTGGCTTGCCAAAGAAGCGTTGGATTTAGGATTTAATATTTCAATCAGTGGTGTTGTTACTTTCAAAAATGCCGAGGACTTACGAAACACAGTTCGTGGTTTACCTTTGGACCGCATTCACGTTGAAACGGATGCACCGTTTTTAGCTCCCATTCCGATGCGCGGGAAAAAGAACACCTCAGCCTATGTCGTCCATACAGCGAAATTCGTGGCCGACCTGAAAGGCGTGTCAGTGGAGCAATTAGCGGAGCAAACGAAGGCCAATGCCTTAAAAATGTTCCCCAAAATTCAGTGGTAG
- a CDS encoding PAS domain-containing protein, which yields MNPRQKKKPIDYFSFWQLQNKITMFCLIGILLLSALFAVSVIRLPVLNPTHFVLFIIMIPILACIGIATSHSSRIESAKAQREYNKVLVHLSDAEGSEITLDRFFAISSDLMAVAGQDGYLKRASTSLINTLGYSEEVLLSTPFFEFIHPDDREATRKNIEALNLGLRSVGFENRYRAADGTYRTLSWSAAADAELGVRFASARDVTDERNFHLRVQQVMDSVPFMFMVKDRDGLITNCNAAFSQALGVAKESILGRSTKHFSALEFCCEHKEQEVIQSLKPLTFEEVLNRRGTPVRHRSTIFPILDQTGQVISTGKVSVVID from the coding sequence TTGAATCCCAGACAGAAGAAAAAGCCCATCGACTATTTCAGTTTTTGGCAGCTTCAAAACAAAATTACGATGTTCTGTTTGATCGGCATTTTGCTGCTGTCGGCGCTTTTTGCGGTGTCCGTTATTCGACTTCCCGTATTGAATCCCACTCATTTCGTTTTATTCATCATCATGATTCCAATCTTGGCCTGTATAGGAATTGCGACATCTCATTCATCTCGCATCGAATCTGCGAAAGCCCAGCGGGAATATAATAAAGTGTTAGTGCATTTGTCAGATGCGGAGGGATCAGAAATCACGCTGGATCGTTTCTTTGCAATTTCTAGCGATTTAATGGCAGTGGCCGGCCAAGACGGCTATTTGAAAAGAGCCAGCACGTCACTGATAAATACCTTAGGGTACAGTGAAGAAGTTTTGCTTTCCACGCCGTTTTTTGAATTTATTCATCCTGACGATCGAGAAGCGACTCGGAAAAACATTGAAGCTTTAAACTTGGGTTTACGCTCGGTGGGATTTGAAAATCGTTATCGTGCCGCTGATGGGACTTATCGCACGTTGAGTTGGAGTGCCGCCGCTGATGCTGAATTAGGGGTGCGCTTTGCTTCCGCGCGGGATGTGACAGATGAGCGCAACTTTCACTTGCGTGTGCAGCAGGTGATGGATTCAGTTCCTTTTATGTTCATGGTGAAGGATCGGGACGGTTTGATTACGAACTGCAATGCGGCTTTCTCGCAAGCATTGGGAGTTGCCAAGGAATCTATCTTGGGCAGAAGTACAAAGCACTTTTCAGCTTTGGAATTTTGCTGCGAACACAAAGAGCAAGAAGTGATTCAATCCTTAAAGCCGTTGACCTTTGAAGAAGTTTTGAACCGTCGAGGGACACCGGTACGCCATCGTTCGACGATCTTTCCAATTTTAGATCAGACAGGTCAGGTCATATCCACAGGAAAGGTCTCCGTGGTGATCGACTAA
- the ilvA gene encoding threonine ammonia-lyase, producing MPNSMQKSMTVTFEDIQKARQLIKDIISPTEMSHSISASNLLNSEVYLKFENTQRTGSFKFRGAYNKISNLSAEEKARGVVASSAGNHAQGVALSARLAGVKSTIVMPENCSISKATATRSYGANVVLKGEIYDEAYEYAQKLEKEHGYTFVHPYQDPHVIAGQGTVGVEIMEKVPDLDTVVIPIGGGGLISGMALAIKTLNPKTRVIGVQSDRSPGMACLYNKQTPDQKKKRAATIADGIAIKNPSQVIYDSFISKYVDQVVTVSDDEIAEAIVFLMERAKTVAEGSGAAAMAAAMHRGLDLGKKCCVIISGGNIDLNIVSKIIDRGQALRGKLCELSVIVDDLPGNLSNLTQVIATEKANVLEVRHDRVSQGLSLRETRIDFVLETTSIEHVERIKRALEASGAKII from the coding sequence ATGCCAAACTCGATGCAAAAATCGATGACAGTAACTTTTGAAGATATTCAGAAGGCTCGCCAGTTAATCAAAGACATCATCAGCCCGACGGAGATGAGCCATTCGATTAGCGCCAGCAATTTACTGAATAGTGAAGTGTATTTAAAATTCGAAAACACTCAACGCACAGGAAGTTTCAAATTCCGTGGTGCCTATAATAAAATTTCAAACTTAAGTGCTGAAGAAAAAGCTCGCGGCGTGGTGGCAAGCTCTGCCGGAAATCATGCGCAAGGGGTGGCGCTGTCAGCTCGCTTAGCGGGGGTTAAATCGACCATCGTAATGCCGGAAAATTGTTCGATCAGCAAAGCAACAGCGACTCGTTCTTATGGTGCGAATGTTGTGCTGAAAGGTGAAATTTACGATGAAGCTTACGAATACGCACAAAAGCTTGAAAAAGAGCACGGCTACACCTTCGTGCATCCTTACCAAGATCCCCATGTGATCGCGGGCCAAGGAACCGTCGGTGTCGAGATTATGGAGAAAGTTCCAGATCTTGATACGGTTGTAATTCCTATCGGTGGTGGCGGGTTGATCAGTGGTATGGCCTTAGCGATCAAAACGCTCAATCCGAAAACTCGCGTGATCGGTGTGCAGAGTGATCGTTCCCCGGGGATGGCTTGTCTTTACAATAAACAAACTCCGGATCAAAAAAAGAAACGTGCGGCAACTATTGCTGACGGGATCGCGATCAAAAATCCCTCGCAAGTGATCTATGATAGTTTTATTTCGAAATATGTTGATCAAGTTGTGACTGTCAGTGATGACGAAATCGCAGAAGCGATCGTGTTCTTAATGGAGCGTGCAAAAACAGTTGCAGAAGGTTCAGGCGCAGCAGCCATGGCAGCGGCCATGCATCGCGGGCTTGATCTGGGAAAAAAATGTTGCGTGATTATCAGCGGTGGCAACATCGATTTGAATATCGTAAGCAAAATCATTGATCGCGGTCAGGCCCTGCGCGGAAAACTATGTGAGCTGTCTGTGATCGTGGATGATTTGCCTGGAAACTTAAGCAACCTGACTCAAGTTATCGCCACTGAAAAAGCCAATGTCCTTGAAGTTCGTCATGACCGTGTTTCCCAAGGATTGTCTTTGCGTGAAACCCGTATTGATTTTGTTCTTGAAACTACAAGTATCGAGCACGTTGAAAGAATCAAACGTGCTTTGGAAGCATCGGGCGCTAAAATTATTTAG
- a CDS encoding S1 family peptidase — MKNQLLLIAFSLTTLAACQKNDSFSAHVVPDGAVINGSKVTSRNTADSKSVVIVELLGPSGAVRTACTGALVGKHSILTAAHCFDRQHVSNFASFRIVFANQFGVNNSGLIRKGLLYKQHPLYNSNGRYNYDFAMAIFAGDAPRGFNPAQMDSDTTADYGGAKLTVYGYGRSKDYTGREGEDLRDSVGVLHRGIVKVSSDYNQLGDLYLLKASSQSHVCQGDSGGPHFYNRNGVTKIVGVTSATYGKALANGQHSCLEFSQASKVAVNYAWFKNEERKALAQYYPKFYLQEL; from the coding sequence ATGAAAAACCAACTACTTCTTATCGCGTTCTCGTTGACGACTCTAGCCGCTTGCCAAAAGAATGACTCATTCTCGGCACACGTAGTTCCAGACGGTGCTGTCATTAACGGCAGCAAAGTCACGTCGCGAAACACGGCCGACTCTAAAAGCGTCGTGATCGTTGAACTGTTGGGACCCTCTGGAGCCGTGCGCACAGCTTGCACCGGCGCTTTGGTTGGTAAGCACTCCATTCTAACGGCAGCTCATTGTTTTGATCGCCAACACGTTTCAAACTTTGCAAGTTTCCGTATTGTTTTCGCCAACCAGTTTGGTGTTAACAACTCAGGTTTGATCCGCAAAGGACTGCTTTACAAGCAACATCCTCTGTACAACTCGAACGGTCGTTACAACTATGATTTTGCAATGGCGATTTTTGCAGGGGATGCCCCACGCGGCTTCAACCCGGCTCAAATGGATTCAGACACCACAGCTGATTATGGCGGAGCGAAATTGACCGTCTATGGATATGGTCGCTCCAAAGACTATACAGGACGCGAAGGAGAAGACCTGCGTGACTCTGTCGGTGTTCTTCATCGTGGCATCGTAAAAGTCTCGTCCGATTACAACCAACTGGGCGATCTTTATTTGCTTAAAGCAAGTTCGCAGTCACACGTCTGCCAAGGCGATTCCGGTGGGCCCCACTTTTACAATCGCAATGGTGTCACCAAAATCGTCGGCGTCACTTCAGCAACATACGGTAAGGCCTTGGCCAATGGTCAGCACTCTTGCTTAGAGTTTTCTCAGGCTTCAAAAGTGGCTGTGAACTATGCGTGGTTTAAAAACGAAGAACGCAAAGCCCTTGCTCAGTATTACCCAAAGTTTTACCTGCAAGAACTCTAG
- a CDS encoding substrate-binding periplasmic protein: MKLLIIAMMLTIGFRSSNAMADTILVRSDAWCPYVCDSEKDPGYMVEVVNKIFERAGHKVNFSMVNWARAVSETRRNKATAIVGANYNDAPDFIFPTKTLGHGQDFFFVKKDSTWTYKGYSSLAGKRIGVINGYAYGGDMDRIINENKEIFISISGEHPLEQILKMIESKRLDAFIENQTVLRTNLSNLGLSPDEYKPVSTQVANDAKLFIAFSPSNKKSETYAKIYTKGITEMRQNGELSRILSKYGLTDWDQQEQQEAAPAPTATATK, translated from the coding sequence ATGAAACTACTGATTATTGCAATGATGCTTACAATCGGATTCCGATCATCGAACGCGATGGCGGACACGATTCTGGTTAGATCAGATGCTTGGTGTCCGTATGTCTGTGACAGCGAAAAAGATCCCGGTTACATGGTGGAAGTGGTTAATAAAATTTTTGAACGTGCCGGCCACAAGGTAAACTTCTCCATGGTTAATTGGGCTCGCGCCGTCAGCGAGACTCGCAGAAATAAAGCAACTGCCATTGTTGGCGCGAATTATAACGACGCACCTGACTTTATTTTCCCAACTAAAACCTTGGGTCACGGTCAGGATTTCTTCTTTGTTAAAAAAGATTCCACATGGACCTACAAAGGGTATTCTTCTTTAGCAGGTAAACGAATTGGCGTGATCAACGGCTATGCTTATGGTGGCGACATGGATCGCATCATCAATGAAAACAAAGAAATCTTTATCTCGATTTCTGGTGAACACCCGCTTGAACAGATTTTGAAAATGATCGAAAGCAAACGTTTGGATGCTTTTATTGAAAATCAAACTGTACTGCGTACGAATCTTTCGAACCTAGGATTAAGCCCTGACGAATACAAACCCGTCAGCACTCAGGTGGCAAATGATGCGAAACTATTTATCGCATTCTCACCTTCCAACAAAAAGTCAGAGACCTATGCCAAGATCTATACGAAAGGGATCACGGAAATGCGCCAAAACGGAGAGTTGAGTCGTATTTTATCAAAGTATGGCCTGACAGACTGGGATCAACAGGAACAGCAAGAAGCTGCCCCTGCCCCGACGGCAACGGCGACTAAATAA
- a CDS encoding beta-sandwich domain-containing protein — translation MNRKQMILGAVLMTSLVQASSVAHAGGLDKGDIGTIIGGVIGGVAGSGFGKGNGKTAATIIGAIAGSVIGNKLGNQMEENDRRAYNEAQRRSLEGRIGDNCDWDGGRYGSRSGARGSFESVQEGYNARTGEYCRQYVSVIDMRGRQERNEGIACRRDDGSWYESRSSEMNWGRGNGGRPGHGGGYPGPRPGPGPRPPRPTPPPPAPGGRYDRADVQVSSITRRSGGEWVRLSLAYPQAVDQIEVRVLTAGARVHDAVVYMQSGQRMSLYSLQSRGTLYAGDRATSENFFRGDRVVAIDVRLESMGGYADVLLSVFSLDGYPNINVSRF, via the coding sequence ATGAATAGAAAACAAATGATCTTGGGCGCAGTCTTGATGACTTCACTTGTACAAGCTTCCAGCGTGGCACACGCAGGCGGTCTTGATAAAGGTGATATCGGAACAATTATCGGGGGAGTGATCGGCGGAGTCGCTGGTTCTGGATTCGGTAAAGGCAACGGTAAAACGGCGGCGACTATCATTGGTGCTATCGCTGGTTCAGTGATCGGAAATAAATTGGGCAACCAAATGGAAGAAAACGACCGTCGTGCTTACAACGAAGCTCAACGTCGCTCTTTGGAAGGTCGCATTGGCGACAACTGTGACTGGGATGGAGGCCGTTATGGTTCCCGTTCAGGCGCTCGCGGTTCATTTGAATCCGTACAAGAAGGTTACAATGCTCGCACGGGTGAATACTGCCGTCAGTACGTCAGTGTCATCGACATGCGTGGTCGCCAAGAACGTAACGAGGGTATCGCTTGCCGTCGTGATGATGGTTCCTGGTACGAATCACGTTCTTCTGAAATGAACTGGGGCCGTGGAAACGGTGGTCGTCCAGGTCATGGAGGAGGTTATCCGGGGCCTCGTCCTGGGCCGGGTCCACGCCCGCCACGTCCAACACCTCCGCCTCCAGCTCCAGGGGGTCGTTATGACCGAGCCGATGTTCAGGTTTCCAGTATCACTCGTCGTAGCGGTGGGGAGTGGGTGCGTTTAAGTCTGGCTTACCCACAAGCTGTGGATCAAATCGAAGTTCGCGTTCTGACTGCCGGTGCTCGCGTTCATGACGCAGTAGTTTACATGCAATCCGGTCAACGTATGTCCCTGTACAGCCTTCAAAGCAGAGGCACTTTATACGCTGGTGACCGTGCGACGTCTGAAAACTTCTTCCGCGGTGACCGTGTTGTAGCGATCGATGTTCGCTTGGAATCCATGGGTGGTTATGCGGATGTTCTATTGTCTGTGTTCTCATTGGATGGCTACCCAAATATCAACGTTTCACGCTTCTAG
- a CDS encoding phosphoglycerate kinase — translation MSAGLKGIKTVRDFALEGKVVFLRLDLNVPMEDGKITDENRITASLPTIKYCMEQGAKIVMASHLGRPKTKDDKEFSLEPVAKRLQELLSAEVILVEEPDSDAPVHLLPSLKKNQLILLENVRFEAGETKDSIEFAQKIANYAEIYINDAFGASHRAHATIHALPSVMKEKGIGFLIEKEINMLDSLLMNPKRPYIAVMGGAKVSDKMPVIEKLMDIVDGFIIGGAMAYTFLKAQGVSVGNSLVETDKVRYCKEMIERIAARDKTILLPVDHVATKAFGDVANAHTTKDVVIPDGEMALDIGPQTIRNYSAALKEAGTIFWNGPMGVFENPAFSKGTFGVAKAIAESNATKIVGGGDSAAAAEMSGYAAQMTHISTGGGASLEYLQGDKLPGLEILRTKVRPASNYE, via the coding sequence ATGAGCGCAGGTCTTAAAGGTATTAAAACCGTTCGTGATTTCGCGTTGGAAGGCAAAGTTGTCTTCTTGCGCCTAGATCTGAACGTTCCCATGGAAGACGGCAAGATCACGGATGAAAACCGTATCACGGCTTCCTTGCCAACAATTAAGTATTGCATGGAACAAGGTGCGAAGATCGTTATGGCTTCACACTTGGGTCGTCCTAAAACTAAAGACGATAAAGAGTTCTCTTTGGAGCCTGTTGCCAAACGTCTTCAAGAACTTTTGAGTGCAGAAGTGATCTTGGTTGAAGAACCAGATTCTGATGCTCCTGTTCACTTGCTGCCATCTTTGAAAAAGAACCAATTGATCCTTCTTGAAAACGTTCGTTTTGAAGCGGGTGAAACAAAAGACTCTATCGAGTTCGCACAAAAAATCGCGAACTATGCAGAGATCTATATCAACGACGCGTTCGGTGCTTCCCACCGTGCTCACGCCACGATTCACGCGTTGCCGTCGGTGATGAAAGAAAAAGGCATTGGTTTCTTGATCGAAAAAGAAATCAACATGCTGGATTCTCTTTTGATGAATCCAAAACGCCCTTACATCGCGGTCATGGGTGGTGCGAAAGTTTCTGACAAAATGCCTGTGATCGAAAAGTTGATGGACATCGTTGATGGTTTCATCATCGGTGGAGCAATGGCTTACACATTCTTGAAAGCACAAGGCGTGTCTGTTGGTAACTCTTTGGTTGAGACTGACAAAGTTCGCTACTGCAAAGAGATGATCGAGCGTATTGCAGCTCGCGATAAGACGATCTTGCTTCCAGTGGATCACGTTGCAACGAAAGCTTTTGGTGATGTGGCCAATGCTCACACAACAAAAGACGTTGTGATTCCAGATGGCGAAATGGCTTTGGATATCGGTCCTCAAACGATCCGCAATTATTCGGCAGCTCTTAAAGAGGCCGGCACTATTTTTTGGAACGGCCCTATGGGCGTTTTCGAAAACCCTGCTTTCTCTAAAGGGACTTTTGGCGTTGCGAAAGCGATCGCTGAATCCAATGCTACTAAAATCGTGGGTGGTGGTGATTCAGCAGCTGCGGCAGAAATGTCTGGCTATGCAGCTCAGATGACTCACATCTCTACGGGTGGTGGGGCGTCTTTGGAATACCTTCAAGGTGATAAATTGCCAGGATTGGAAATCCTTCGTACGAAGGTTCGTCCTGCAAGCAATTACGAATAG
- the gap gene encoding type I glyceraldehyde-3-phosphate dehydrogenase: MAKLRIGINGFGRIGRVFFRAAHEQFDIVGINSLDSIEGNAHLLKYDSAHGTFSGDVSHDAESIIVNGKKIAVTKFRNPAEVPWKAWGVDVVVECSGAFKNKEDFMKHIEGGAKRVLVSGPAEKGADITMVYGINHESYDPAKHHVVSNASCTTNCLAPLAKVLNEKFGIEHGTMMTIHSYTNDQKILDAPHSDMRRARAAAVSMIPTTTGAAKNVGLVLPELKGKIDGISVRVPTPNVSLVDFTFTAKTDVTKEAVNEALIAASNGALKGVLACEKNELVSVDFNGNKFSSIVDLASTMTVGPRMVKVLSWYDNETGFSNRMVDVLKHMAAKGL, translated from the coding sequence ATGGCAAAACTTCGCATTGGTATTAATGGTTTTGGTCGTATCGGTCGCGTATTCTTCAGAGCGGCTCACGAACAGTTCGATATCGTAGGTATTAACTCTTTGGATAGCATTGAAGGGAATGCTCATCTTTTGAAGTATGACTCTGCACACGGCACTTTCTCTGGTGACGTTTCTCATGATGCTGAAAGCATCATCGTTAATGGCAAAAAGATCGCTGTTACAAAATTCCGCAATCCAGCCGAAGTTCCTTGGAAAGCTTGGGGAGTGGACGTCGTTGTTGAGTGCTCTGGCGCATTCAAAAACAAAGAAGACTTCATGAAGCACATCGAAGGTGGCGCGAAACGCGTCTTGGTTTCTGGTCCTGCTGAAAAGGGTGCCGACATCACGATGGTTTACGGTATCAACCACGAATCATACGATCCAGCGAAACACCACGTCGTTTCAAATGCATCTTGCACAACAAACTGCTTGGCGCCTCTTGCAAAAGTATTGAATGAAAAATTCGGTATCGAGCACGGTACAATGATGACAATCCACTCTTACACGAACGACCAAAAAATCTTGGACGCTCCTCACTCTGATATGCGCCGTGCACGTGCTGCGGCAGTTAGCATGATCCCTACAACAACGGGAGCTGCGAAAAACGTAGGATTGGTATTGCCAGAGCTTAAAGGTAAGATCGACGGTATTTCTGTTCGCGTTCCAACTCCGAACGTATCTTTGGTGGATTTCACATTCACTGCGAAAACTGACGTAACTAAAGAAGCAGTGAATGAAGCACTTATCGCGGCTTCTAATGGTGCTCTGAAAGGCGTATTGGCTTGTGAAAAGAACGAATTGGTTTCTGTTGATTTCAACGGTAACAAGTTCTCTTCAATTGTCGACCTTGCATCCACGATGACTGTCGGTCCTCGTATGGTGAAAGTCCTTTCTTGGTACGACAACGAAACTGGTTTCTCGAACCGTATGGTTGACGTTCTTAAGCACATGGCTGCGAAAGGTCTGTAA
- a CDS encoding ATP-binding protein — MIKKMVESFEAGKPGQTFLFVGPSGIGKKQTAIGLAQALMCPQSPRGCGRCPSCFRVAQKDHAHEGLRIISPSGANIKIEQAKEILEFLSLKSLGGNRVIIIDQAQLLNPQAANSLLKTLEEPPDGTFFFLIAPSVAGIMPTIRSRSRIVQFKPLAIEDLAKRVKAPTWALKSAAGSFEKLAQLQDGPELELREKAVEILNVFIKDADFLLNEMWRGEFKDRQQGQRLLSYWVSFFRDAIVYQEGAKAQISNLDQAPLIKTLAELSREKLLNLIQKGLNAEQALGANRDSQLVMEEYFITTKELV; from the coding sequence GTGATTAAAAAGATGGTGGAATCCTTCGAAGCAGGGAAGCCCGGCCAGACTTTTTTATTTGTAGGTCCCTCAGGTATCGGAAAAAAACAGACAGCAATTGGCTTAGCTCAAGCATTGATGTGCCCGCAAAGCCCTCGCGGTTGCGGTCGTTGTCCTTCTTGTTTTCGAGTGGCTCAAAAAGATCATGCCCATGAAGGCTTGCGCATTATCTCACCCTCAGGTGCGAATATCAAAATTGAACAAGCAAAGGAAATTTTAGAATTTCTTAGTTTGAAAAGTTTGGGTGGCAACCGCGTGATCATCATCGATCAAGCCCAGCTGCTCAATCCACAGGCCGCCAATTCTTTGCTTAAAACTTTGGAAGAACCACCGGATGGTACGTTCTTCTTTTTGATCGCTCCAAGTGTTGCTGGCATCATGCCGACGATTCGGTCTCGCTCGCGCATCGTTCAGTTTAAACCATTAGCGATAGAAGACCTTGCTAAACGAGTGAAGGCTCCTACATGGGCATTGAAATCGGCTGCGGGCAGTTTTGAAAAGCTCGCACAGTTGCAAGATGGACCTGAGCTGGAACTTCGCGAAAAAGCCGTCGAAATTTTGAATGTCTTTATCAAAGACGCTGACTTTCTTTTGAATGAGATGTGGCGCGGGGAATTTAAGGACCGACAGCAAGGTCAGCGCCTGCTTTCATACTGGGTGTCGTTTTTTAGGGATGCCATTGTTTATCAGGAAGGTGCCAAAGCTCAAATCTCCAACTTGGATCAAGCTCCATTGATTAAGACCTTGGCCGAATTATCTCGAGAAAAGCTGCTTAATTTAATCCAAAAAGGCCTAAACGCGGAACAAGCTTTGGGCGCTAACAGAGATTCTCAGCTGGTGATGGAAGAATACTTCATCACGACCAAAGAATTAGTGTAG
- the tpiA gene encoding triose-phosphate isomerase codes for MKKIFAGNWKLFKTPAETRAFLGKFKEVMGSVTGEIVFFPPAISLEAASEAVKGSAIKFGVQNAYTQASGAFTGENSAAVVKEIGGTYILIGHSERRSIFGETDALIADKVAYVQSLGLTPMLCIGETLQEREATHTFRVLETQLLLGLAKADKSKPIVVAYEPVWAIGTGKVATPEQVAETHTDVYNILSKMGFTAPILYGGSVKPDNAAQLIKQAHVSGFLVGGASLEVDSFQKIASV; via the coding sequence ATGAAAAAGATTTTTGCTGGTAATTGGAAGCTTTTTAAAACTCCGGCGGAGACTCGTGCATTTTTGGGTAAGTTCAAAGAGGTGATGGGCTCTGTAACGGGAGAGATCGTGTTTTTCCCTCCTGCAATTTCTTTAGAGGCGGCTTCTGAGGCAGTGAAAGGATCTGCGATCAAGTTTGGTGTGCAGAATGCGTATACTCAGGCTTCGGGAGCTTTCACAGGGGAAAATTCTGCAGCAGTTGTGAAAGAAATCGGTGGCACTTATATCCTGATCGGTCACAGCGAGCGTCGTTCTATCTTTGGGGAGACGGATGCATTGATCGCCGATAAAGTGGCTTATGTTCAATCTCTGGGGCTTACTCCGATGTTGTGCATTGGTGAGACTTTGCAAGAGCGAGAGGCGACTCATACGTTCCGCGTGCTTGAGACTCAATTGTTATTGGGTTTGGCTAAGGCTGACAAATCGAAACCAATCGTTGTGGCTTACGAGCCGGTATGGGCGATTGGGACCGGTAAAGTGGCAACTCCTGAACAAGTAGCAGAGACACACACCGATGTTTACAATATTCTGAGTAAGATGGGCTTCACAGCGCCGATCCTTTACGGTGGCAGCGTGAAACCAGATAACGCCGCTCAATTGATCAAGCAAGCTCATGTCAGTGGTTTCTTGGTGGGTGGTGCTTCATTGGAAGTGGATTCATTCCAAAAAATCGCTTCTGTTTAA